From Tiliqua scincoides isolate rTilSci1 chromosome 2, rTilSci1.hap2, whole genome shotgun sequence, the proteins below share one genomic window:
- the HNRNPH1 gene encoding heterogeneous nuclear ribonucleoprotein H isoform X1, with amino-acid sequence MSQACEWGKELFIEAKRCCEEACSQLGRPAAARSSPAEGSQPARKAASSRSHQRSDAMDPCHTEETGPEIPGLATEGETETALTSGMMLNTEGGEGYVVKVRGLPWSCSADEVQRFFSECKILNGSSGVRFIYTREGRPSGEAFVELETEEDVKLALKKDRETMGHRYVEVFKSNNVEMDWVLKHTGPNSPDTANDGFVRLRGLPFGCSKEEIVQFFSGLEIVPNGITLPVDFQGRSTGEAFVQFASQEIAEKALKKHKERIGHRYIEIFKSSRAEVRTHYDPPRKLMAMQRPGPYDRPGVGRGYNSLGRGSGFERMRRGAYGGGYGGYDDYNGYNDGYGFGSDRFGRGMSDHRYGDGSSTFQSTTGHCVHMRGLPYRATENDIYNFFSPLNPVRVHIEIGPDGRVTGEADVEFATHEDAVAAMSKDKANMQHRYVELFLNSTAGGSGGAYGSQMMGAMVKESEGVVQDWNTNTLAGSQSTYGGPANQQLSGGYGGGYGGQSSMSGYGNQSAMNSSYYSSGNRASMGVNGMAGMSNMSNMSGGWGM; translated from the exons ATGTCACAAGCCTGCGAGTGGGGGAAGGAGTTATTTATAGAGGCGAAGCGCTGCTGTGAGGAAGCCTG CTCCCAGCTCGGTCGACCTGCTGCTGCTCGGTCGTCGCCAGCGGaaggaagccagccagccaggaaagCCGCCTCCTCCCGCAGCCACCAGCGATCGGACGCGATGGATCCTTGCCACACTGAGGAGACCGGCCCGGAGATCCCCGGACTCG CAACAGAAGGCGAAACGGAGACCGCGCTCACTTCAGGCATGATGTTGAACACGGAAGGCGGCGAGGGCTACGTGGTGAAGGTGCGTGGACTGCCCTGGTCCTGCTCTGCGGACGAAGTGCAGCGCTTCTTCTCTG AATGCAAAATACTAAATGGATCTTCAGGGGTCCGTTTTATCTACACAAGGGAAGGAAGACCAAGTGGAGAAGCGTTTGTTGAATTGGAAACTGAAGAAGATGTGAAGTTGGCACTGAAAAAAGACAGAGAAACAATGGGACACAGATATGTTGAAG TATTCAAGTCAAACAACGTTGAAATGGATTGGGTTCTGAAGCATACTGGTCCTAACAGCCCTGATACGGCTAATGATGGTTTTGTACGTCTTAGAGGACTGCCATTTGGCTGTAGCAAGGAAGAAATTGTTCAGTTTTTCTCAG GGTTGGAAATCGTGCCAAATGGGATAACATTGCCGGTGGACTTCCAGGGGAGGAGTACGGGGGAGGCCTTCGTGCAGTTTGCTTCACAGGAAATAGCTGAAAAGGCTCTAAAGAAACACAAGGAAAGAATAGGGCACAG GTACATTGAAATCTTCAAGAGTAGCAGAGCAGAAGTACGCACTCACTATGATCCTCCTCGAAAACTAATGGCCATGCAGCGGCCAGGTCCTTATGACCGGCCAGGTGTGGGAAGAGGCTATAACAGCCTTGGTAGAGGAAGTGGCTTTGAAAGAATGAGGCGTGGTGCTTATGGTGGAG GCTATGGTGGATATGATGACTACAATGGGTATAATGATGGCTATGGCTTTGGATCCGATAGATTTGGAAGAG GAATGTCAGATCACAGATATGGCGATGGGTCCTCCACCTTCCAAAGCACCACTGGTCACTGTGTACACATGAGAGGATTGCCTTACAGAGCTACAGAGAATGACATCTACAAT TTCTTCTCGCCTCTTAATCCTGTAAGAGTACACATTGAAATTGGACCTGATGGCCGAGTAACAGGAGAGGCAGATGTTGAGTTTGCTACTCATGAGGATGCTGTTGCTGCAATGTCCAAAGACAAAGCAAATATGC AACACCGATACGTAGAACTCTTCTTGAATTCTACAGCTGGAGGAAGTGGTGGTGCATATGGCAGCCAAATGATGGGAGCAATGG TCAAGGAATCGGAAGGGGTGGTTCAAGATTGGAACACCAACACGTTGGCAG GAAGCCAATCCACTTATGGTGGTCCAGCTAACCAACAGTTGAGTGGGGGTTATGGAGGAGGCTATGGTGGTCAAAGCAGCATGAGTGGATATG GTAACCAGAGTGCAATGAACAGCAGCTACTACAGTAGTGGCAATCGTGCATCCATGGGAGTGAATGGAATGGCAGGAATGTCGAACATGTCCAATATGAGTGGTGGCTGGGGAATGTAA
- the HNRNPH1 gene encoding heterogeneous nuclear ribonucleoprotein H isoform X3, producing the protein MSQACEWGKELFIEAKRCCEEACSQLGRPAAARSSPAEGSQPARKAASSRSHQRSDAMDPCHTEETGPEIPGLATEGETETALTSGMMLNTEGGEGYVVKVRGLPWSCSADEVQRFFSECKILNGSSGVRFIYTREGRPSGEAFVELETEEDVKLALKKDRETMGHRYVEVFKSNNVEMDWVLKHTGPNSPDTANDGFVRLRGLPFGCSKEEIVQFFSGLEIVPNGITLPVDFQGRSTGEAFVQFASQEIAEKALKKHKERIGHRYIEIFKSSRAEVRTHYDPPRKLMAMQRPGPYDRPGVGRGYNSLGRGSGFERMRRGAYGGGYGGYDDYNGYNDGYGFGSDRFGRGMSDHRYGDGSSTFQSTTGHCVHMRGLPYRATENDIYNFFSPLNPVRVHIEIGPDGRVTGEADVEFATHEDAVAAMSKDKANMQHRYVELFLNSTAGGSGGAYGSQMMGAMVKESEGVVQDWNTNTLAGNQSAMNSSYYSSGNRASMGVNGMAGMSNMSNMSGGWGM; encoded by the exons ATGTCACAAGCCTGCGAGTGGGGGAAGGAGTTATTTATAGAGGCGAAGCGCTGCTGTGAGGAAGCCTG CTCCCAGCTCGGTCGACCTGCTGCTGCTCGGTCGTCGCCAGCGGaaggaagccagccagccaggaaagCCGCCTCCTCCCGCAGCCACCAGCGATCGGACGCGATGGATCCTTGCCACACTGAGGAGACCGGCCCGGAGATCCCCGGACTCG CAACAGAAGGCGAAACGGAGACCGCGCTCACTTCAGGCATGATGTTGAACACGGAAGGCGGCGAGGGCTACGTGGTGAAGGTGCGTGGACTGCCCTGGTCCTGCTCTGCGGACGAAGTGCAGCGCTTCTTCTCTG AATGCAAAATACTAAATGGATCTTCAGGGGTCCGTTTTATCTACACAAGGGAAGGAAGACCAAGTGGAGAAGCGTTTGTTGAATTGGAAACTGAAGAAGATGTGAAGTTGGCACTGAAAAAAGACAGAGAAACAATGGGACACAGATATGTTGAAG TATTCAAGTCAAACAACGTTGAAATGGATTGGGTTCTGAAGCATACTGGTCCTAACAGCCCTGATACGGCTAATGATGGTTTTGTACGTCTTAGAGGACTGCCATTTGGCTGTAGCAAGGAAGAAATTGTTCAGTTTTTCTCAG GGTTGGAAATCGTGCCAAATGGGATAACATTGCCGGTGGACTTCCAGGGGAGGAGTACGGGGGAGGCCTTCGTGCAGTTTGCTTCACAGGAAATAGCTGAAAAGGCTCTAAAGAAACACAAGGAAAGAATAGGGCACAG GTACATTGAAATCTTCAAGAGTAGCAGAGCAGAAGTACGCACTCACTATGATCCTCCTCGAAAACTAATGGCCATGCAGCGGCCAGGTCCTTATGACCGGCCAGGTGTGGGAAGAGGCTATAACAGCCTTGGTAGAGGAAGTGGCTTTGAAAGAATGAGGCGTGGTGCTTATGGTGGAG GCTATGGTGGATATGATGACTACAATGGGTATAATGATGGCTATGGCTTTGGATCCGATAGATTTGGAAGAG GAATGTCAGATCACAGATATGGCGATGGGTCCTCCACCTTCCAAAGCACCACTGGTCACTGTGTACACATGAGAGGATTGCCTTACAGAGCTACAGAGAATGACATCTACAAT TTCTTCTCGCCTCTTAATCCTGTAAGAGTACACATTGAAATTGGACCTGATGGCCGAGTAACAGGAGAGGCAGATGTTGAGTTTGCTACTCATGAGGATGCTGTTGCTGCAATGTCCAAAGACAAAGCAAATATGC AACACCGATACGTAGAACTCTTCTTGAATTCTACAGCTGGAGGAAGTGGTGGTGCATATGGCAGCCAAATGATGGGAGCAATGG TCAAGGAATCGGAAGGGGTGGTTCAAGATTGGAACACCAACACGTTGGCAG GTAACCAGAGTGCAATGAACAGCAGCTACTACAGTAGTGGCAATCGTGCATCCATGGGAGTGAATGGAATGGCAGGAATGTCGAACATGTCCAATATGAGTGGTGGCTGGGGAATGTAA
- the HNRNPH1 gene encoding heterogeneous nuclear ribonucleoprotein H isoform X2 has product MSQACEWGKELFIEAKRCCEEACSQLGRPAAARSSPAEGSQPARKAASSRSHQRSDAMDPCHTEETGPEIPGLEGETETALTSGMMLNTEGGEGYVVKVRGLPWSCSADEVQRFFSECKILNGSSGVRFIYTREGRPSGEAFVELETEEDVKLALKKDRETMGHRYVEVFKSNNVEMDWVLKHTGPNSPDTANDGFVRLRGLPFGCSKEEIVQFFSGLEIVPNGITLPVDFQGRSTGEAFVQFASQEIAEKALKKHKERIGHRYIEIFKSSRAEVRTHYDPPRKLMAMQRPGPYDRPGVGRGYNSLGRGSGFERMRRGAYGGGYGGYDDYNGYNDGYGFGSDRFGRGMSDHRYGDGSSTFQSTTGHCVHMRGLPYRATENDIYNFFSPLNPVRVHIEIGPDGRVTGEADVEFATHEDAVAAMSKDKANMQHRYVELFLNSTAGGSGGAYGSQMMGAMVKESEGVVQDWNTNTLAGSQSTYGGPANQQLSGGYGGGYGGQSSMSGYGNQSAMNSSYYSSGNRASMGVNGMAGMSNMSNMSGGWGM; this is encoded by the exons ATGTCACAAGCCTGCGAGTGGGGGAAGGAGTTATTTATAGAGGCGAAGCGCTGCTGTGAGGAAGCCTG CTCCCAGCTCGGTCGACCTGCTGCTGCTCGGTCGTCGCCAGCGGaaggaagccagccagccaggaaagCCGCCTCCTCCCGCAGCCACCAGCGATCGGACGCGATGGATCCTTGCCACACTGAGGAGACCGGCCCGGAGATCCCCGGACTCG AAGGCGAAACGGAGACCGCGCTCACTTCAGGCATGATGTTGAACACGGAAGGCGGCGAGGGCTACGTGGTGAAGGTGCGTGGACTGCCCTGGTCCTGCTCTGCGGACGAAGTGCAGCGCTTCTTCTCTG AATGCAAAATACTAAATGGATCTTCAGGGGTCCGTTTTATCTACACAAGGGAAGGAAGACCAAGTGGAGAAGCGTTTGTTGAATTGGAAACTGAAGAAGATGTGAAGTTGGCACTGAAAAAAGACAGAGAAACAATGGGACACAGATATGTTGAAG TATTCAAGTCAAACAACGTTGAAATGGATTGGGTTCTGAAGCATACTGGTCCTAACAGCCCTGATACGGCTAATGATGGTTTTGTACGTCTTAGAGGACTGCCATTTGGCTGTAGCAAGGAAGAAATTGTTCAGTTTTTCTCAG GGTTGGAAATCGTGCCAAATGGGATAACATTGCCGGTGGACTTCCAGGGGAGGAGTACGGGGGAGGCCTTCGTGCAGTTTGCTTCACAGGAAATAGCTGAAAAGGCTCTAAAGAAACACAAGGAAAGAATAGGGCACAG GTACATTGAAATCTTCAAGAGTAGCAGAGCAGAAGTACGCACTCACTATGATCCTCCTCGAAAACTAATGGCCATGCAGCGGCCAGGTCCTTATGACCGGCCAGGTGTGGGAAGAGGCTATAACAGCCTTGGTAGAGGAAGTGGCTTTGAAAGAATGAGGCGTGGTGCTTATGGTGGAG GCTATGGTGGATATGATGACTACAATGGGTATAATGATGGCTATGGCTTTGGATCCGATAGATTTGGAAGAG GAATGTCAGATCACAGATATGGCGATGGGTCCTCCACCTTCCAAAGCACCACTGGTCACTGTGTACACATGAGAGGATTGCCTTACAGAGCTACAGAGAATGACATCTACAAT TTCTTCTCGCCTCTTAATCCTGTAAGAGTACACATTGAAATTGGACCTGATGGCCGAGTAACAGGAGAGGCAGATGTTGAGTTTGCTACTCATGAGGATGCTGTTGCTGCAATGTCCAAAGACAAAGCAAATATGC AACACCGATACGTAGAACTCTTCTTGAATTCTACAGCTGGAGGAAGTGGTGGTGCATATGGCAGCCAAATGATGGGAGCAATGG TCAAGGAATCGGAAGGGGTGGTTCAAGATTGGAACACCAACACGTTGGCAG GAAGCCAATCCACTTATGGTGGTCCAGCTAACCAACAGTTGAGTGGGGGTTATGGAGGAGGCTATGGTGGTCAAAGCAGCATGAGTGGATATG GTAACCAGAGTGCAATGAACAGCAGCTACTACAGTAGTGGCAATCGTGCATCCATGGGAGTGAATGGAATGGCAGGAATGTCGAACATGTCCAATATGAGTGGTGGCTGGGGAATGTAA
- the HNRNPH1 gene encoding heterogeneous nuclear ribonucleoprotein H isoform X4, which translates to MDPCHTEETGPEIPGLATEGETETALTSGMMLNTEGGEGYVVKVRGLPWSCSADEVQRFFSECKILNGSSGVRFIYTREGRPSGEAFVELETEEDVKLALKKDRETMGHRYVEVFKSNNVEMDWVLKHTGPNSPDTANDGFVRLRGLPFGCSKEEIVQFFSGLEIVPNGITLPVDFQGRSTGEAFVQFASQEIAEKALKKHKERIGHRYIEIFKSSRAEVRTHYDPPRKLMAMQRPGPYDRPGVGRGYNSLGRGSGFERMRRGAYGGGYGGYDDYNGYNDGYGFGSDRFGRGMSDHRYGDGSSTFQSTTGHCVHMRGLPYRATENDIYNFFSPLNPVRVHIEIGPDGRVTGEADVEFATHEDAVAAMSKDKANMQHRYVELFLNSTAGGSGGAYGSQMMGAMVKESEGVVQDWNTNTLAGSQSTYGGPANQQLSGGYGGGYGGQSSMSGYGNQSAMNSSYYSSGNRASMGVNGMAGMSNMSNMSGGWGM; encoded by the exons ATGGATCCTTGCCACACTGAGGAGACCGGCCCGGAGATCCCCGGACTCG CAACAGAAGGCGAAACGGAGACCGCGCTCACTTCAGGCATGATGTTGAACACGGAAGGCGGCGAGGGCTACGTGGTGAAGGTGCGTGGACTGCCCTGGTCCTGCTCTGCGGACGAAGTGCAGCGCTTCTTCTCTG AATGCAAAATACTAAATGGATCTTCAGGGGTCCGTTTTATCTACACAAGGGAAGGAAGACCAAGTGGAGAAGCGTTTGTTGAATTGGAAACTGAAGAAGATGTGAAGTTGGCACTGAAAAAAGACAGAGAAACAATGGGACACAGATATGTTGAAG TATTCAAGTCAAACAACGTTGAAATGGATTGGGTTCTGAAGCATACTGGTCCTAACAGCCCTGATACGGCTAATGATGGTTTTGTACGTCTTAGAGGACTGCCATTTGGCTGTAGCAAGGAAGAAATTGTTCAGTTTTTCTCAG GGTTGGAAATCGTGCCAAATGGGATAACATTGCCGGTGGACTTCCAGGGGAGGAGTACGGGGGAGGCCTTCGTGCAGTTTGCTTCACAGGAAATAGCTGAAAAGGCTCTAAAGAAACACAAGGAAAGAATAGGGCACAG GTACATTGAAATCTTCAAGAGTAGCAGAGCAGAAGTACGCACTCACTATGATCCTCCTCGAAAACTAATGGCCATGCAGCGGCCAGGTCCTTATGACCGGCCAGGTGTGGGAAGAGGCTATAACAGCCTTGGTAGAGGAAGTGGCTTTGAAAGAATGAGGCGTGGTGCTTATGGTGGAG GCTATGGTGGATATGATGACTACAATGGGTATAATGATGGCTATGGCTTTGGATCCGATAGATTTGGAAGAG GAATGTCAGATCACAGATATGGCGATGGGTCCTCCACCTTCCAAAGCACCACTGGTCACTGTGTACACATGAGAGGATTGCCTTACAGAGCTACAGAGAATGACATCTACAAT TTCTTCTCGCCTCTTAATCCTGTAAGAGTACACATTGAAATTGGACCTGATGGCCGAGTAACAGGAGAGGCAGATGTTGAGTTTGCTACTCATGAGGATGCTGTTGCTGCAATGTCCAAAGACAAAGCAAATATGC AACACCGATACGTAGAACTCTTCTTGAATTCTACAGCTGGAGGAAGTGGTGGTGCATATGGCAGCCAAATGATGGGAGCAATGG TCAAGGAATCGGAAGGGGTGGTTCAAGATTGGAACACCAACACGTTGGCAG GAAGCCAATCCACTTATGGTGGTCCAGCTAACCAACAGTTGAGTGGGGGTTATGGAGGAGGCTATGGTGGTCAAAGCAGCATGAGTGGATATG GTAACCAGAGTGCAATGAACAGCAGCTACTACAGTAGTGGCAATCGTGCATCCATGGGAGTGAATGGAATGGCAGGAATGTCGAACATGTCCAATATGAGTGGTGGCTGGGGAATGTAA
- the HNRNPH1 gene encoding heterogeneous nuclear ribonucleoprotein H isoform X5, translated as MSTEGETETALTSGMMLNTEGGEGYVVKVRGLPWSCSADEVQRFFSECKILNGSSGVRFIYTREGRPSGEAFVELETEEDVKLALKKDRETMGHRYVEVFKSNNVEMDWVLKHTGPNSPDTANDGFVRLRGLPFGCSKEEIVQFFSGLEIVPNGITLPVDFQGRSTGEAFVQFASQEIAEKALKKHKERIGHRYIEIFKSSRAEVRTHYDPPRKLMAMQRPGPYDRPGVGRGYNSLGRGSGFERMRRGAYGGGYGGYDDYNGYNDGYGFGSDRFGRGMSDHRYGDGSSTFQSTTGHCVHMRGLPYRATENDIYNFFSPLNPVRVHIEIGPDGRVTGEADVEFATHEDAVAAMSKDKANMQHRYVELFLNSTAGGSGGAYGSQMMGAMVKESEGVVQDWNTNTLAGSQSTYGGPANQQLSGGYGGGYGGQSSMSGYGNQSAMNSSYYSSGNRASMGVNGMAGMSNMSNMSGGWGM; from the exons ATGT CAACAGAAGGCGAAACGGAGACCGCGCTCACTTCAGGCATGATGTTGAACACGGAAGGCGGCGAGGGCTACGTGGTGAAGGTGCGTGGACTGCCCTGGTCCTGCTCTGCGGACGAAGTGCAGCGCTTCTTCTCTG AATGCAAAATACTAAATGGATCTTCAGGGGTCCGTTTTATCTACACAAGGGAAGGAAGACCAAGTGGAGAAGCGTTTGTTGAATTGGAAACTGAAGAAGATGTGAAGTTGGCACTGAAAAAAGACAGAGAAACAATGGGACACAGATATGTTGAAG TATTCAAGTCAAACAACGTTGAAATGGATTGGGTTCTGAAGCATACTGGTCCTAACAGCCCTGATACGGCTAATGATGGTTTTGTACGTCTTAGAGGACTGCCATTTGGCTGTAGCAAGGAAGAAATTGTTCAGTTTTTCTCAG GGTTGGAAATCGTGCCAAATGGGATAACATTGCCGGTGGACTTCCAGGGGAGGAGTACGGGGGAGGCCTTCGTGCAGTTTGCTTCACAGGAAATAGCTGAAAAGGCTCTAAAGAAACACAAGGAAAGAATAGGGCACAG GTACATTGAAATCTTCAAGAGTAGCAGAGCAGAAGTACGCACTCACTATGATCCTCCTCGAAAACTAATGGCCATGCAGCGGCCAGGTCCTTATGACCGGCCAGGTGTGGGAAGAGGCTATAACAGCCTTGGTAGAGGAAGTGGCTTTGAAAGAATGAGGCGTGGTGCTTATGGTGGAG GCTATGGTGGATATGATGACTACAATGGGTATAATGATGGCTATGGCTTTGGATCCGATAGATTTGGAAGAG GAATGTCAGATCACAGATATGGCGATGGGTCCTCCACCTTCCAAAGCACCACTGGTCACTGTGTACACATGAGAGGATTGCCTTACAGAGCTACAGAGAATGACATCTACAAT TTCTTCTCGCCTCTTAATCCTGTAAGAGTACACATTGAAATTGGACCTGATGGCCGAGTAACAGGAGAGGCAGATGTTGAGTTTGCTACTCATGAGGATGCTGTTGCTGCAATGTCCAAAGACAAAGCAAATATGC AACACCGATACGTAGAACTCTTCTTGAATTCTACAGCTGGAGGAAGTGGTGGTGCATATGGCAGCCAAATGATGGGAGCAATGG TCAAGGAATCGGAAGGGGTGGTTCAAGATTGGAACACCAACACGTTGGCAG GAAGCCAATCCACTTATGGTGGTCCAGCTAACCAACAGTTGAGTGGGGGTTATGGAGGAGGCTATGGTGGTCAAAGCAGCATGAGTGGATATG GTAACCAGAGTGCAATGAACAGCAGCTACTACAGTAGTGGCAATCGTGCATCCATGGGAGTGAATGGAATGGCAGGAATGTCGAACATGTCCAATATGAGTGGTGGCTGGGGAATGTAA
- the LOC136641943 gene encoding deoxycytidine kinase 2-like isoform X2 — protein sequence MHPPAKRLCRSPPGPLDRSLKKRLKKVSVEGNIAAGKSTFVHLLEKCSHEWEIIPEPIAKWCNIQASEKEYEELSTSQKSGGNLLQMLYSKPTRWAYTFQTYACLSRVKAQLKPISAKLHEAEHPVQFFERSVYSDRYVFASNLFESGDIDETEWAIYQDWHTWLLNQFESNLELDGMIYLRTTPEKCMERLQHRGREEEQGIQLEYLENLHYKHEAWLHEKTMKVDFDSLRDTPILVLDVDEDFKNDNEKQQDLLDKVKAFLTG from the exons ATGCACCCGCCAGCGAAGCGCCTCTGCCGCAGCCCTCCCGGCCCGCTCGACCGCAGCCTGAAGAAACGCCTCAAGAAAGTCTCCGTTGAAGGCAACATCG CTGCAGGAAAGTCAACCTTCGTCCATCTACTAGAGAAGTGCAGCCATGAGTGGGAAATAATTCCCGAACCAATAGCCAAGTGGTGCAACATTCAGGCCTCTGAAAAGGAGTATGAA GAGCTTTCAACCTCTCAAAAAAGTGGAGGAAACCTACTTCAGATGTTGTACAGCAAGCCTACAAGGTGGGCTTATACATTCCAAACTTACGCCTGTTTGAGTAGAGTTAAAGCACAGTTGAAGCCTATTTCTGCCAAACTTCATGAAGCAGAACATCCTGTACAGTTTTTTGAGAGATCTGTCTACAGTGATAG GTATGTTTTTGCCTCCAACTTATTTGAATCAGGAGATATTGATGAAACAGAGTGGGCTATTTATCAAGACTGGCACACATGGCTTCTGAACCAATTTGAATCCAATTTAGAGCTAGATGGTATGATCTACCTGCGAACAACCCCTGAG AAGTGCATGGAGAGGCTGCAGCATAGAGGCAGAGAAGAAGAACAAGGAATTCAACTGGAGTATCTTGAAAATCTCCATTATAAACATGAAGCTTGGCTTCATGAGAAGACAATGAA GGTGGATTTTGACAGTCTGAGAGATACACCAATTTTGGTCCTGGATGTTGATGAAGACTTCAAAAATGATAATGAAAAGCAACAGGATTTATTAGATAAA GTCAAAGCGTTTTTGACTGGTTAG
- the LOC136641943 gene encoding deoxycytidine kinase 2-like isoform X1 has translation MHPPAKRLCRSPPGPLDRSLKKRLKKVSVEGNIAAGKSTFVHLLEKCSHEWEIIPEPIAKWCNIQASEKEYEELSTSQKSGGNLLQMLYSKPTRWAYTFQTYACLSRVKAQLKPISAKLHEAEHPVQFFERSVYSDRYVFASNLFESGDIDETEWAIYQDWHTWLLNQFESNLELDGMIYLRTTPEKCMERLQHRGREEEQGIQLEYLENLHYKHEAWLHEKTMKVDFDSLRDTPILVLDVDEDFKNDNEKQQDLLDKVSIHSFLLPHEITNGF, from the exons ATGCACCCGCCAGCGAAGCGCCTCTGCCGCAGCCCTCCCGGCCCGCTCGACCGCAGCCTGAAGAAACGCCTCAAGAAAGTCTCCGTTGAAGGCAACATCG CTGCAGGAAAGTCAACCTTCGTCCATCTACTAGAGAAGTGCAGCCATGAGTGGGAAATAATTCCCGAACCAATAGCCAAGTGGTGCAACATTCAGGCCTCTGAAAAGGAGTATGAA GAGCTTTCAACCTCTCAAAAAAGTGGAGGAAACCTACTTCAGATGTTGTACAGCAAGCCTACAAGGTGGGCTTATACATTCCAAACTTACGCCTGTTTGAGTAGAGTTAAAGCACAGTTGAAGCCTATTTCTGCCAAACTTCATGAAGCAGAACATCCTGTACAGTTTTTTGAGAGATCTGTCTACAGTGATAG GTATGTTTTTGCCTCCAACTTATTTGAATCAGGAGATATTGATGAAACAGAGTGGGCTATTTATCAAGACTGGCACACATGGCTTCTGAACCAATTTGAATCCAATTTAGAGCTAGATGGTATGATCTACCTGCGAACAACCCCTGAG AAGTGCATGGAGAGGCTGCAGCATAGAGGCAGAGAAGAAGAACAAGGAATTCAACTGGAGTATCTTGAAAATCTCCATTATAAACATGAAGCTTGGCTTCATGAGAAGACAATGAA GGTGGATTTTGACAGTCTGAGAGATACACCAATTTTGGTCCTGGATGTTGATGAAGACTTCAAAAATGATAATGAAAAGCAACAGGATTTATTAGATAAAGTGAGTATCCACTCTTTCCTCTTGCCTCATGAAATCACTAATGGATTTTAA
- the CBY3 gene encoding protein chibby homolog 3 yields MEAIAHILQEVRDYWADHFSRRFYPRRPRLRQQTSLSTFYLLDYKTRQAELGMDYGPPCALLSKAKFIFQDGEWQGENVPQPMPLLQLFTAPDKQALMPSKTLKKANKALLEENNYLKLQLELLMDMLTETTARLHSVEKKMDTTSWHPKMKKTNKVLMLRS; encoded by the coding sequence ATGGAAGCTATTGCACATATTCTGCAGGAGGTGCGTGATTACTGGGCTGATCATTTCTCTCGCAGATTCTATCCTAGAAGACCAAGACTTCGTCAACAAACCTCCTTGTCCACTTTCTACCTGTTGGACTACAAAACCCGGCAAGCTGAGCTGGGAATGGATTATGGCCCTCCATGTGCTCTGCTAAGCAAAGCAAAGTTTATCTTCCAGGATGGTGAGTGGCAAGGTGAAAATGTCCCACAGCCAATGCCCTTGCTACAGTTATTCACCGCTCCTGACAAACAAGCACTCATGCCCAGTAAGACCCTAAAGAAAGCCAACAAAGCACTACTAGAAGAGAATAATTACTTGAAGCTTCAGCTGGAGCTGCTGATGGACATGCTGACGGAGACCACAGCCCGATTACACTCAGTAGAGAAAAAGATGGACACTACTTCGTGGCATCCAAAGATGAAGAAAACCAACAAAGTGCTGATGCTTCGGTCTTAA